From a region of the Acidimicrobiales bacterium genome:
- the trmD gene encoding tRNA (guanosine(37)-N1)-methyltransferase TrmD, whose protein sequence is MTAVFRFDVFTILPDMVDAAAGESLLGRARARGVLDVRVHDLREHTTDVHRSVDDAPFGGGAGMVLRPEPVFASVEAADPARPLFLLGPGGRRLDQAWARELAAGGGLSLLCGRYEGVDDRVRTELCDGELSIGDYVLGGGEVAALVVLEAVGRLVPGVMGNASSAEDESFADGLLEYPHYTRPAEFRGHRVPDVLRSGDHGAVARWRRAAALDRTRRDRPDLIEARGGLDPGERALLEWFDGLGGPPAPTTAP, encoded by the coding sequence GTGACCGCGGTGTTCCGGTTCGACGTGTTCACCATCCTCCCGGACATGGTCGACGCCGCCGCGGGCGAGAGCCTGCTCGGTCGGGCTCGGGCGCGCGGCGTGCTCGACGTTCGGGTCCACGACCTCCGCGAGCACACCACCGACGTGCACCGCAGCGTCGACGACGCCCCGTTCGGGGGCGGCGCCGGCATGGTGCTGCGGCCCGAGCCGGTCTTCGCCTCGGTGGAGGCCGCCGATCCCGCCCGTCCCCTGTTCCTGCTGGGGCCGGGCGGGCGCCGGCTCGACCAGGCCTGGGCCCGTGAGCTGGCCGCCGGTGGCGGGCTGTCGTTGCTGTGCGGGCGCTACGAGGGTGTCGACGACCGGGTGCGCACCGAGCTGTGCGACGGCGAGCTGTCCATCGGCGACTACGTGCTCGGTGGGGGAGAGGTGGCCGCGCTCGTGGTGCTCGAGGCCGTCGGCCGCCTCGTCCCCGGGGTGATGGGCAACGCGTCGTCGGCCGAGGACGAGTCCTTCGCCGACGGACTGCTCGAGTACCCGCACTACACCCGACCCGCCGAGTTCCGGGGCCACCGGGTCCCGGACGTGCTGCGCTCCGGCGACCACGGCGCGGTGGCGCGGTGGCGCCGGGCGGCGGCGCTCGACCGCACCCGGCGCGACCGACCCGACCTCATCGAGGCCCGCGGGGGGCTCGATCCCGGGGAGCGGGCGCTGCTCGAGTGGTTCGACGGCCTCGGCGGCCCCCCCGCCCCGACGACGGCGCCCTGA
- the rpsP gene encoding 30S ribosomal protein S16, which yields MRMGKTKQPTYRIVAADARSPRNGRFIEIVGHYDPRREPSAITVDNDKAVAWLRKGAQPTEAVAKLLKISGAMDQFSGAAS from the coding sequence ATGCGGATGGGCAAGACCAAGCAGCCGACCTACCGCATCGTCGCTGCCGACGCCCGGTCGCCCCGCAACGGTCGTTTCATCGAGATCGTCGGTCACTACGACCCCCGCCGCGAGCCGTCGGCGATCACCGTCGACAACGACAAGGCCGTGGCCTGGCTGCGCAAGGGCGCCCAGCCCACCGAGGCGGTCGCCAAGCTGCTGAAGATCTCCGGGGCCATGGACCAGTTCTCCGGCGCAGCGTCGTGA
- a CDS encoding response regulator transcription factor → MRVLVVDDEVELAEAVARGLRREGYAVDVAHDGDEALDKALVNQYDLLCLDITMPGTDGREVCRRIRAEPLDPQPRVLMLTARDSLDDRVAGLDDGADDYLVKPFAFPELTARVRSLLRRDTAGTSSRYVVGDVELDDARHDATRGGRRLELTAKEFALLRYFMTRPGEVLSQEVLLEHVWDEHADPFTNTVRVTVGTLRRKLMAGGEDSVIETVIGRGYRLVDGSGS, encoded by the coding sequence GTGCGCGTGCTGGTGGTGGACGACGAGGTCGAGCTGGCCGAGGCCGTGGCGCGCGGCCTGCGGCGCGAGGGCTACGCCGTCGACGTGGCCCACGACGGCGACGAGGCCCTCGACAAGGCGTTGGTCAACCAGTACGACCTCCTGTGCCTCGACATCACCATGCCCGGCACCGATGGACGGGAGGTGTGCCGTCGGATCCGCGCCGAGCCGCTCGACCCGCAACCGCGTGTGCTGATGCTGACCGCTCGGGACAGCCTCGACGACCGGGTGGCCGGGCTCGACGACGGGGCCGACGACTACCTGGTCAAGCCGTTCGCCTTCCCCGAGCTCACCGCCCGGGTCCGGTCGTTGCTCCGCCGCGACACGGCCGGTACCTCGTCGCGCTACGTCGTGGGCGACGTCGAGCTCGACGACGCCCGCCACGACGCGACCCGCGGCGGCCGGCGCCTCGAGTTGACGGCGAAGGAGTTCGCGCTGTTGCGCTACTTCATGACCCGTCCCGGTGAGGTCCTCTCCCAGGAGGTCCTCCTCGAGCACGTCTGGGACGAGCACGCCGACCCGTTCACCAACACCGTCCGGGTCACGGTGGGCACCCTGCGGCGCAAGCTCATGGCCGGTGGCGAGGACTCGGTCATCGAGACGGTCATCGGGCGCGGCTACCGGCTCGTCGACGGGTCCGGCTCGTGA
- a CDS encoding HAMP domain-containing histidine kinase codes for MSAPVGRLPEVSPLVREPPTGEYPAVEVRTRLHSRGRRLADHLPPWAGSIRFRLTLVYSTVVFGLAALAVASLYFGLRYSLQNQTIGVVFDGPGGTFLQIDQAQLLQNQVNERALDALRVYSLSALLGLFFVSLAVGWLVSGRMLRPIGQITSTVREIQVSDLSRRIDLGGPDDELRRLADTFDGMLGRLDEAFEGQRQFIHEASHELRNPLAVIRTNLEVTLADPDASAEDLRRTAEVVERSTERMARLVDDLLVYARKGTLSLDRQPVDAASLVAEAADEFVGVAEAEGVGLDQVTDAGLWVLGDRLALRQALANLLANAVHHSPPGTTIRLRAGREGPWVWLSVEDQGPGIDPADQERVFQRFWRGNPREGRENGRSGLGLTIVRQTAEAHGGEVKLASVPGQGAAFALWLPALPPPSAPSSG; via the coding sequence GTGAGCGCCCCCGTCGGTCGGCTCCCCGAGGTCTCGCCGCTGGTCCGCGAGCCCCCCACCGGCGAGTACCCGGCGGTCGAGGTGAGGACCCGACTGCACTCGCGCGGGCGGCGCCTGGCCGACCACCTCCCGCCCTGGGCGGGTTCGATCCGGTTCCGGCTCACGCTCGTGTATTCCACGGTCGTCTTCGGCCTCGCCGCCCTGGCCGTCGCCTCGCTGTACTTCGGCCTGCGCTACTCGCTCCAGAACCAGACCATCGGTGTGGTCTTCGACGGCCCGGGCGGCACGTTCCTGCAGATCGACCAGGCCCAGCTCCTGCAGAACCAGGTGAACGAGCGGGCCCTCGACGCGCTGCGCGTCTACTCGCTCAGCGCCCTGTTGGGGCTGTTCTTCGTCAGTCTGGCGGTGGGATGGCTCGTCAGCGGCCGGATGCTGCGACCCATCGGTCAGATCACCTCCACGGTTCGCGAGATCCAGGTCAGCGACCTCAGCCGGCGCATCGACCTCGGCGGCCCCGACGACGAGCTGCGCCGGCTCGCCGACACCTTCGACGGCATGCTCGGCCGCCTCGACGAGGCCTTCGAGGGGCAGCGCCAGTTCATCCACGAGGCCAGCCACGAGCTGCGCAACCCGTTGGCGGTGATCCGCACCAACCTCGAGGTCACCCTCGCCGACCCCGATGCCAGCGCCGAGGACCTCCGTCGCACCGCCGAGGTCGTCGAGCGGTCGACCGAGCGGATGGCCAGGCTCGTGGACGACCTGCTCGTCTACGCCCGGAAGGGCACCCTCTCCCTCGATCGCCAGCCGGTCGACGCGGCGTCGCTCGTCGCGGAGGCCGCCGACGAGTTCGTCGGGGTCGCCGAGGCCGAGGGCGTCGGTCTCGACCAGGTCACCGACGCCGGCCTGTGGGTGCTCGGCGACCGTCTGGCGCTGCGCCAGGCGTTGGCCAACCTCCTGGCCAACGCGGTCCACCACTCGCCGCCGGGCACCACGATCCGGCTGCGGGCCGGCCGGGAGGGCCCGTGGGTGTGGCTCTCGGTCGAGGACCAGGGCCCGGGGATCGACCCGGCCGACCAGGAGCGGGTGTTCCAGCGCTTCTGGCGGGGCAACCCCCGCGAAGGGCGCGAGAACGGCCGCAGCGGACTGGGGCTGACCATCGTGCGTCAGACGGCGGAGGCCCACGGTGGCGAGGTCAAGCTGGCGTCGGTGCCGGGGCAGGGAGCGGCGTTCGCCCTGTGGTTGCCGGCTCTGCCGCCCCCGTCGGCCCCGTCGTCGGGGTGA
- the ftsY gene encoding signal recognition particle-docking protein FtsY, translated as MEAVLIVLVVLVALGVVVGTALALVRGRRRDTALEPPPARPTVLSPGATEADATPVAPDTSTTGADAGPGVELVEHDVVAEAEAVTAAAAPVAPARPRFRDRLSKARGLLSGYVGSLTGRTRIDEETWDELEEALIRADVGVEATQELLDVLRAQVRTEGLEDGAQLLDALKVELTRRLSGFDVDLVRSTGDGPTIWLFVGVNGVGKTTTIGKLGKREADAGYKVVMAAGDTFRAAAAEQLGMWADRSGADLVRGNEGSDPGAVIFDAVEAAGARGADLVLADTAGRLHTKVNLMDELRKVRRVADKGVGEVTEVLLVLDATTGQNGLVQASQFTEAVEVTGVVLTKLDGSAKGGIVVAIQTQLGIPVKLVGLGEGAEDLVPFDADEFVEALFS; from the coding sequence ATGGAAGCCGTCCTCATCGTCCTCGTCGTCCTCGTCGCCCTCGGCGTCGTCGTCGGCACCGCCCTGGCGCTGGTGCGCGGTCGTCGCCGCGACACCGCCCTCGAGCCGCCGCCCGCCCGCCCCACCGTCCTCTCCCCGGGTGCCACCGAGGCCGACGCCACGCCCGTCGCACCCGACACGTCCACGACGGGAGCCGACGCCGGGCCGGGGGTCGAGCTCGTCGAGCACGACGTCGTCGCCGAGGCCGAGGCCGTCACCGCCGCGGCGGCCCCCGTCGCGCCGGCCCGCCCTCGTTTCCGGGATCGGCTCAGCAAGGCCCGCGGGCTGCTGTCGGGCTACGTCGGCTCGCTCACCGGGCGCACCCGCATCGACGAGGAGACCTGGGACGAGCTCGAGGAGGCGCTGATCCGTGCCGATGTCGGGGTCGAGGCCACCCAGGAGCTGCTCGACGTGCTCCGGGCCCAGGTGCGGACCGAGGGCCTCGAGGACGGCGCCCAGCTCCTCGACGCGCTGAAGGTCGAGCTGACGCGGCGCCTCAGCGGCTTCGACGTGGACCTCGTCCGCTCCACGGGTGACGGACCCACCATCTGGCTGTTCGTGGGCGTCAACGGCGTCGGCAAGACGACCACCATCGGCAAGCTCGGCAAGCGTGAGGCCGACGCCGGGTACAAGGTGGTCATGGCCGCCGGCGACACCTTCCGAGCCGCCGCCGCCGAGCAGCTCGGCATGTGGGCCGACCGCTCGGGGGCCGATCTGGTGCGCGGCAACGAGGGCAGCGACCCGGGCGCGGTCATCTTCGACGCCGTCGAGGCGGCCGGCGCCCGCGGCGCCGACCTGGTGCTCGCCGACACCGCCGGCCGACTCCACACCAAGGTCAACCTGATGGACGAGCTGCGCAAGGTGCGCCGGGTCGCCGACAAGGGCGTCGGCGAGGTGACCGAGGTCCTCCTCGTGCTCGACGCCACCACCGGGCAGAACGGCCTCGTCCAGGCGTCGCAGTTCACCGAGGCCGTCGAGGTGACCGGGGTCGTGCTCACCAAGCTCGACGGGTCGGCCAAGGGCGGCATCGTGGTCGCCATCCAGACGCAGCTGGGGATCCCGGTGAAGCTGGTCGGGCTCGGCGAGGGTGCCGAGGACCTCGTCCCGTTCGACGCCGACGAGTTCGTCGAGGCGTTGTTCTCGTGA
- the ffh gene encoding signal recognition particle protein, producing the protein MFETLSDRFEGVLGRLRGKGRLSEADVDEALREIRLALLEADVNFTVVKSFVARVRERALGVEVSGALNPGQQIVKIVNEELTATLGGETITISFNPKPPTVVLMAGLQGSGKTTNSAKLARWFKSQGRHPLLVGADLQRPAAVEQLRTLGGQIEVPVWSEDTDPVAVAAGAVAEARRTGRDVVIVDTAGRLAIDADLMDEVRRISEAVSPDYTFLVIDAMTGQDAVSTAEAFHATLELDGVILTKLDGDARGGAALSVKEVVGRPIAFASTGEKLKDFDLFHPDRLAGRILGMGDVLTLIEKAEEVYEKDQAEAAAARLLEGQFTFDDFLDQMQQLKKMGPLSGVLGMLPGVPKEVRDAQIDDREIARIEAIIRSMTVAERTDPDLIDASRRARIAKGSGTEPTQVGDLVKQFKEVSKMMKRMGGAGSKKIAKSRRKAAKGKAKAGRGGRSGGGRVAPKGKAPLRLPEFDPAALGGPGTGLPGLPGLPDLGGGAPGGGPGGAR; encoded by the coding sequence ATGTTTGAGACCCTGTCCGACCGTTTCGAGGGGGTCCTCGGTCGCCTCCGGGGCAAGGGCCGGCTGTCCGAGGCCGACGTCGACGAGGCGCTGCGCGAGATCCGTCTCGCCCTGCTCGAGGCGGACGTCAACTTCACGGTCGTCAAGAGCTTCGTGGCCCGGGTCCGCGAGCGGGCGCTCGGCGTCGAGGTGTCCGGGGCGCTGAACCCCGGGCAGCAGATCGTCAAGATCGTCAACGAGGAGCTCACCGCCACTCTCGGCGGCGAGACCATCACCATCTCGTTCAACCCGAAGCCTCCGACGGTCGTGTTGATGGCCGGCCTCCAGGGCTCGGGAAAGACCACCAACTCCGCCAAGCTCGCCCGCTGGTTCAAGAGCCAGGGCCGCCACCCGCTCCTCGTGGGCGCCGACCTCCAACGGCCGGCCGCGGTGGAACAGCTCCGCACCCTGGGCGGTCAGATCGAGGTGCCGGTGTGGTCCGAGGACACCGACCCGGTGGCGGTGGCCGCCGGCGCGGTCGCCGAGGCACGCCGCACCGGTCGGGACGTCGTCATCGTCGACACCGCCGGACGCCTCGCCATCGACGCGGACCTCATGGACGAGGTGCGGCGGATCTCCGAAGCCGTCTCCCCCGACTACACGTTCCTCGTCATCGACGCCATGACCGGTCAGGACGCCGTATCGACCGCCGAGGCGTTCCACGCCACGCTCGAGCTCGACGGGGTCATCCTCACGAAGCTCGACGGCGACGCACGCGGCGGTGCGGCGCTCAGTGTCAAGGAGGTCGTCGGCCGTCCGATCGCGTTCGCCTCGACCGGCGAGAAGCTGAAGGACTTCGACCTCTTCCACCCCGACCGCCTCGCCGGGCGCATCCTCGGCATGGGCGACGTCCTCACCCTGATCGAGAAGGCCGAGGAGGTCTACGAGAAGGACCAGGCCGAGGCGGCCGCCGCCCGACTGCTCGAGGGCCAGTTCACCTTCGACGACTTCCTCGACCAGATGCAGCAGCTCAAGAAGATGGGCCCGCTGTCGGGGGTCCTGGGCATGTTGCCCGGTGTGCCCAAGGAGGTCCGCGACGCGCAGATCGACGACCGGGAGATCGCCCGCATCGAAGCCATCATCCGTTCGATGACCGTCGCCGAGCGCACCGATCCCGACCTCATCGACGCGTCCCGTCGCGCCCGCATCGCCAAGGGCTCGGGCACCGAGCCCACCCAGGTCGGCGACCTCGTGAAGCAGTTCAAGGAGGTCTCGAAGATGATGAAGCGCATGGGCGGCGCGGGTTCGAAGAAGATCGCCAAGTCGCGCCGCAAGGCCGCCAAGGGCAAGGCCAAGGCCGGACGCGGCGGACGGAGCGGCGGGGGACGGGTGGCGCCGAAGGGCAAGGCCCCGCTGCGCCTCCCCGAGTTCGATCCGGCCGCGCTGGGCGGGCCCGGCACCGGTCTCCCGGGTCTCCCGGGGCTGCCCGACCTCGGCGGCGGCGCACCGGGAGGCGGTCCCGGGGGCGCCCGGTAG
- a CDS encoding trypsin-like peptidase domain-containing protein: protein MTWDPNPPHRPPLGNHDHLDPGDEAARRTLEQPGAQPAPAGPPPPPNPAWPTAERPTEVSLPPIPPVPPPYAPAPSFVPTVDGPPPPPPPPAPPAPPMGTGWSLGPAPTPPPALPPVGAPPSRHTGLKVVGAMVFAAALVGSGFGIRAVTEDQNAATVVRAPSASAPTVPSVTVDPTVEPLAAVAEALSPSVVQIEVTNGLGSGVVYRDGLILTNAHVVGPDTSVTVRTADGQALEGRVLGTDTGTDIAVVEVEGADLPVVPLSETDPIVGQTAVALGSPFGLEQTVTAGIVSAVNRPVDNDKGVVVNMIQTDASINPGNSGGALVNRNGQLIGINTAIFSQSGENNGIGFAIPIETARKTADKIVNGQSVAKAGLGLSGPPETPTGDAGAYVESLVAGGAAEAGGIQVGDTIVAVDGDEIRSFEQLRGVVSSYSPGDTVTVEVLRDGRTVAVEVTLGTLGGS, encoded by the coding sequence ATGACCTGGGACCCGAACCCCCCGCACCGCCCGCCGCTGGGCAACCACGATCACCTCGATCCGGGTGACGAGGCGGCCCGCCGCACGCTCGAGCAGCCCGGTGCGCAGCCCGCCCCCGCCGGCCCCCCTCCGCCGCCCAACCCGGCGTGGCCGACCGCCGAGCGCCCCACCGAGGTGTCCCTCCCGCCGATCCCCCCGGTGCCCCCGCCCTACGCGCCGGCCCCGTCGTTCGTCCCCACGGTCGACGGTCCGCCCCCGCCTCCTCCGCCCCCCGCACCACCGGCTCCGCCGATGGGCACGGGGTGGTCGCTCGGCCCGGCACCCACGCCGCCGCCCGCGCTGCCCCCCGTCGGCGCGCCGCCCTCGCGACACACGGGTCTCAAGGTCGTCGGCGCGATGGTCTTCGCCGCCGCCCTCGTCGGATCGGGCTTCGGTATCCGGGCGGTCACCGAGGACCAGAACGCCGCCACGGTGGTCCGGGCCCCTTCGGCGTCCGCGCCCACCGTCCCCAGCGTCACCGTCGACCCGACCGTCGAGCCGCTGGCCGCCGTGGCCGAGGCGCTCTCCCCCTCGGTCGTCCAGATCGAGGTCACCAACGGGCTCGGCTCGGGTGTCGTGTACCGCGACGGGCTGATCCTCACCAACGCCCACGTCGTCGGGCCCGACACCAGCGTCACCGTCCGCACCGCGGACGGCCAGGCCCTCGAGGGTCGTGTCCTCGGCACCGACACCGGCACCGACATCGCCGTGGTGGAGGTCGAGGGGGCCGACCTGCCGGTCGTGCCCCTCTCCGAGACCGATCCGATCGTCGGCCAGACGGCCGTGGCGCTCGGCAGCCCCTTCGGTCTCGAACAGACGGTGACCGCCGGCATCGTGTCGGCCGTCAACCGCCCGGTCGACAACGACAAGGGCGTGGTCGTCAACATGATCCAGACCGACGCCTCCATCAACCCCGGCAACTCGGGTGGCGCGCTGGTCAACCGCAACGGCCAGCTCATCGGCATCAACACGGCCATCTTCAGCCAGTCGGGCGAGAACAACGGGATCGGCTTCGCCATCCCGATCGAGACGGCCCGCAAGACCGCCGACAAGATCGTGAACGGCCAGTCGGTGGCCAAGGCGGGCCTCGGGCTCTCCGGTCCCCCCGAGACCCCGACCGGCGACGCCGGCGCCTACGTCGAGAGCCTGGTGGCGGGCGGCGCCGCCGAGGCCGGAGGGATCCAGGTCGGCGACACCATCGTCGCCGTCGATGGCGACGAGATCCGGTCCTTCGAACAGCTCCGGGGCGTCGTCAGCTCCTACAGCCCGGGCGACACGGTCACCGTCGAGGTGCTGCGCGACGGCCGGACGGTCGCCGTCGAGGTGACCTTGGGCACCCTGGGCGGGTCCTAG
- a CDS encoding MoxR family ATPase: protein MDTVEPAPPAPESDAVRLERALFEVKKVIVGQDRTIERLFVGLLARGHILLEGVPGLAKTLAVETLATVIGGSYARLQFTPDLLPADLVGTRIFRSSSEQFDIEWGPIFANIVLADEINRAPAKVQSALLEAMAEHQVSIAGTTRALPEPFLVMATQNPIESEGVYPLPEAQRDRFLMKVVLGYPSPVEEAQIVARMGVRPPRAQQALSLDDLVALQGAADDVQVAPSVADYAVRLVVATREPAAHGLPELTELVSWGASPRATLGLVAAGRALALLRGRSYVVPQDVFDVAPDVLRHRVVPSYEALAQGLSVEQILARLLSTVPAPAVSPAQDPTSVRLP, encoded by the coding sequence ATGGACACCGTGGAGCCCGCACCGCCGGCCCCCGAGAGCGACGCCGTCCGCCTCGAGCGAGCCCTGTTCGAGGTGAAGAAGGTCATCGTCGGACAGGACCGCACGATCGAGCGGCTCTTCGTGGGGCTGCTGGCCCGGGGCCACATCCTGTTGGAAGGGGTGCCCGGCCTGGCCAAGACCCTCGCCGTGGAGACGCTCGCCACCGTGATCGGCGGCTCCTACGCCCGCCTCCAGTTCACGCCCGACCTCTTGCCGGCCGACCTCGTCGGCACGCGCATCTTCCGGTCGTCGAGCGAGCAGTTCGACATCGAGTGGGGGCCGATCTTCGCCAACATCGTCCTCGCCGACGAGATCAACCGCGCCCCGGCCAAGGTCCAGTCGGCGCTCCTCGAGGCGATGGCCGAGCACCAGGTCTCGATCGCCGGCACGACCCGCGCCCTGCCCGAGCCCTTCCTCGTCATGGCGACCCAGAACCCGATCGAGAGCGAAGGCGTGTACCCGCTGCCGGAGGCGCAGCGAGACCGATTCCTGATGAAGGTCGTGCTCGGCTACCCCTCGCCGGTCGAGGAGGCCCAGATCGTGGCCCGCATGGGTGTTCGCCCTCCCCGTGCCCAGCAGGCCCTCTCCCTCGACGACCTCGTCGCGCTCCAGGGCGCCGCCGACGACGTGCAGGTCGCGCCGAGCGTCGCCGACTACGCCGTGCGCCTCGTGGTCGCCACCCGCGAGCCGGCGGCACACGGCCTGCCCGAGCTCACCGAGCTCGTCTCGTGGGGGGCCAGCCCCCGGGCGACGCTCGGACTCGTCGCCGCCGGGCGCGCGCTGGCCCTGCTGCGGGGCCGGTCCTACGTCGTCCCCCAGGACGTCTTCGACGTGGCGCCCGACGTGCTGCGGCATCGGGTCGTCCCGTCCTACGAGGCCCTCGCCCAGGGCCTGTCGGTCGAGCAGATCCTCGCCCGGCTCCTCTCGACGGTGCCGGCCCCCGCAGTGAGCCCGGCCCAGGACCCGACGTCGGTGCGCCTCCCGTGA
- a CDS encoding KH domain-containing protein, whose protein sequence is MSDAVETGVTDQDEREDDEPIDAPVAIEVLEYLVKALVADPAAVEVDLDARGRRPVLNVHVGEGDMGRVIGKRGRVAQSIRTVVRAAAVRDGIDVEVEFVD, encoded by the coding sequence GTGAGCGACGCCGTCGAGACCGGGGTGACCGACCAGGACGAGCGCGAGGACGACGAGCCGATCGACGCTCCCGTCGCCATCGAGGTGCTCGAGTACCTCGTCAAGGCGTTGGTGGCCGATCCGGCGGCCGTCGAGGTCGACCTCGACGCCCGAGGGCGCCGTCCGGTGCTCAACGTGCACGTCGGCGAGGGCGACATGGGTCGCGTCATCGGCAAGCGCGGTCGGGTGGCCCAGTCGATCCGGACCGTGGTCCGCGCCGCGGCCGTCCGTGACGGCATCGACGTCGAGGTCGAGTTCGTCGACTGA
- a CDS encoding DUF58 domain-containing protein, with protein MVAGLRTPDAPAVAGTPAAEVLRRLELAVTRRLDGLLQGDHRGLTPGHGSDPGEIRAYQPGDDVRRIDWNVTARLRDTHVRDTVADRELETWVLVDASASLAFGSALAEKRDLALAGVAAVAFLTTRTGNRIGALTVDGSGTTVTVPARGGRVHTQALLRRVLAAVEEPPAGRVDLARSLVRLGSLARRRGLVVIVSDFLDTGEWTTALRALALRHDVVCLEVVDPLELALPAVGALHLLDPETGEELEVRTDDGRLRERYARAAAEQRTAIAGRMRAAGADHLQLRTDRDWLLDLARFVSRRRDRVDSLSRAIAHQVGSS; from the coding sequence ATGGTCGCCGGGCTGCGCACCCCGGACGCCCCGGCCGTGGCGGGCACCCCCGCCGCCGAGGTCCTGCGCCGTCTCGAGCTCGCCGTGACCCGGAGGCTCGACGGCCTCCTCCAGGGCGACCACCGAGGCCTCACCCCCGGGCACGGGTCCGACCCCGGGGAGATCCGGGCCTACCAGCCGGGTGACGACGTCCGTCGCATCGACTGGAACGTCACCGCCCGACTCCGCGACACCCACGTCCGCGACACCGTCGCCGACCGGGAGCTCGAGACCTGGGTCCTGGTCGACGCCTCGGCCAGCCTCGCCTTCGGCAGCGCCCTCGCGGAGAAGCGGGACCTCGCCCTCGCCGGCGTCGCCGCGGTGGCATTCCTCACCACCCGCACGGGGAACCGGATCGGTGCGCTGACGGTCGACGGGAGCGGCACCACCGTCACCGTCCCGGCCCGGGGCGGTCGGGTCCACACCCAGGCGCTCCTCCGGCGGGTGCTGGCCGCCGTGGAGGAGCCCCCTGCGGGCAGGGTGGACCTCGCTCGGTCCCTCGTCCGCCTCGGCTCGCTGGCCCGCCGGCGAGGGTTGGTGGTCATCGTGTCCGACTTCCTCGACACCGGCGAGTGGACGACTGCGCTGCGGGCACTCGCGCTGCGCCACGACGTCGTGTGCCTCGAGGTCGTCGACCCGCTCGAGCTCGCCCTCCCGGCGGTCGGCGCCCTGCACCTGCTCGACCCGGAGACCGGCGAGGAGCTCGAGGTGCGCACCGACGACGGACGGCTCCGAGAGCGCTACGCCCGGGCCGCCGCCGAGCAGCGCACCGCCATCGCCGGCCGGATGCGCGCCGCCGGCGCCGACCACCTCCAGCTCCGCACCGACCGGGACTGGCTGCTCGACCTGGCCCGCTTCGTGTCGCGACGCCGGGACCGCGTCGACTCGTTGTCGAGGGCGATCGCCCACCAGGTGGGGTCGTCGTGA
- a CDS encoding VWA domain-containing protein, with protein sequence MTLFALGFLDPLRLWLLLGILALVVVYVVVQQRRRRYAVRFTNLDLLASVAPRRPGWRRHATAAVYLVALAAMVVAFARPTWETQVPRERATVMLAIDTSLSMDATDVDPSRLQAAQRAAVSFLDQVPATVNVGLVTFNAAASLRVPPTTDRDAVRTAIANVQLGERTAIGEAIFTSLDALTTVPPAEDGSPVPAAVVLMSDGTNTNGRSDAQASAAAAEAGVPVSTIAFGTDEGFITLPDQAAIIPVPVDRPALEAIADATDGRFYEATTESELREVYATIGSSVGFETVDTEVTSWFVGGALVFLFVAGGLSLAWFSRLP encoded by the coding sequence GTGACCCTCTTCGCCCTCGGCTTCCTCGACCCGCTGCGGCTCTGGCTGCTCCTCGGGATCCTCGCGCTCGTCGTCGTGTACGTCGTGGTGCAGCAACGCCGCCGGCGCTACGCGGTGCGCTTCACCAACCTCGATCTCCTCGCCTCCGTCGCACCGCGTCGACCGGGATGGCGGCGCCACGCCACGGCCGCGGTCTACCTCGTCGCGCTGGCGGCCATGGTCGTCGCCTTCGCTCGACCGACCTGGGAGACCCAGGTCCCCCGCGAGCGCGCCACGGTGATGCTGGCCATCGACACCTCGCTGTCCATGGACGCCACCGACGTCGACCCGTCGCGCCTGCAGGCCGCACAACGGGCGGCCGTCTCCTTCCTCGACCAGGTGCCGGCCACCGTGAACGTCGGACTGGTCACCTTCAACGCCGCGGCGTCACTGCGGGTGCCGCCGACCACCGACCGCGATGCGGTCCGCACCGCCATCGCCAACGTGCAGCTCGGGGAGCGCACCGCCATCGGCGAGGCCATCTTCACCAGCCTCGACGCGCTCACCACGGTGCCGCCCGCAGAGGACGGCAGCCCCGTCCCGGCCGCGGTGGTGCTGATGTCGGACGGCACGAACACCAACGGCCGCTCCGACGCCCAGGCCTCGGCGGCCGCGGCCGAGGCCGGCGTCCCGGTGTCGACGATCGCCTTCGGCACCGACGAGGGGTTCATCACCCTGCCGGACCAGGCGGCCATCATCCCGGTCCCCGTCGACCGCCCCGCCCTCGAGGCGATCGCCGACGCCACCGACGGCCGCTTCTACGAGGCCACCACCGAGTCGGAGCTGCGCGAGGTGTACGCCACCATCGGCTCGTCGGTGGGATTCGAGACCGTCGACACCGAGGTCACCAGCTGGTTCGTCGGCGGGGCGCTCGTGTTCCTCTTCGTCGCCGGCGGCCTCAGCCTCGCCTGGTTCTCCCGCCTTCCGTGA